In the Bacteroidales bacterium genome, CACACACTCTCGATTGTGCGTTGGCATCTCCCCCTTTAGGGGGTCGGGGGGGTGCGCGAAGGATTATCTTTTAAAAATCAAACTTCTAAATAATTAATTTTTTATAAATGAAAAATCAAAAACTACTTCTCTATCCAACCAACGATTTCGGGGCTGTCGGGTTTGGTGCGTGGCTCAACCATCTTCACCAGATGCCCTTGTTCGTCGATGAGATATTTCTGGAAATTCCACGACACCTCCGAATCTTCCACACCGTTCATCTTCTTTTGCGTAAGCCATTTGTATAGCGGGTTCATGTCGTCACCTTTCACAGAGATCTTCTCCATCATCGGGAAGGTGACGCCATAGTTTTCGGTGCAAAAGGTTTCAATTTCTTCGCTGCTGCCCGGCTCCTGGTTCATAAAGTTATTGGCCGGAAAGCCGATGATGACGAAATCGTCGCCACCATATTTTTCCCACAATGCCTGCAAGCCTTCGTACTGGGGGGTGAGGCCGCATTTGGAAGCGGTGTTTACGATCAGCGCCTTTTTGCCTTTGAGCTGCGACAAATCGTAAGGTTCGCCCTGAAGTGTGTTGACTTTAAAAGCATAAATATTTTCCTGGGC is a window encoding:
- a CDS encoding glutathione peroxidase, which gives rise to MKNPIAIFTFLMMLSFAVGAQENIYAFKVNTLQGEPYDLSQLKGKKALIVNTASKCGLTPQYEGLQALWEKYGGDDFVIIGFPANNFMNQEPGSSEEIETFCTENYGVTFPMMEKISVKGDDMNPLYKWLTQKKMNGVEDSEVSWNFQKYLIDEQGHLVKMVEPRTKPDSPEIVGWIEK